A genomic region of Sarcophilus harrisii chromosome 6, mSarHar1.11, whole genome shotgun sequence contains the following coding sequences:
- the CASP3 gene encoding caspase-3, whose amino-acid sequence MENTEITIDSKSSKSSGLKIFHGSKSVESGLSSDSYKMDYPEMGLCVIINNKNFHPNTGMSFRSGTDVDAAHLRDTFKSLKYEVRNKNDLTCKEIIELLYNVSKEDHSQRSSFVCVILSHGEEGIIFGTDGSVELKRLTYFFKGDKCKSLTGKPKLFIIQACRGTELDCGIETDSATDDVTCQKIPVEADFLYAYSTAPGYYSWRNSKDGSWFIQSLCAVLKQYAYKLEIMQILTRVNRKVATEFESYSLDATFHAKKQVPCIMSMLTKELYFFP is encoded by the exons AAAGATCTTCCATGGTAGCAAGTCTGTGGAATCTGGACTGTCATCAGACAGCTATAAAATGGATTATCCAGAAATGGGGTTATGTgtaatcataaataataaaaattttcaccCAAACACTG GCATGTCTTTTCGGTCTGGGACTGATGTAGATGCAGCACATCTCAGGGATACATTCAAAAGCTTGAAATATGAagtcagaaataaaaatgatttgacatgtaaagaaataattgaattacTTTACAATG TTTCTAAAGAAGATCACAGCCAAAGGAGCAGTTTTGTTTGTGTGATTCTAAGTCATGGTGAAGAAGGAATCATCTTTGGGACAGATGGATCTGTTGAACTGAAAAGATTAACATATTTCTTTAAAGGGGATAAGTGTAAAAGTCTTACAGGAAAACCAAAGCTTTTTATCATTCAG GCATGTAGAGGCACAGAGTTGGATTGTGGTATTGAGACAGATAGTGCCACTGATGATGTAACATGCCAGAAAATACCTGTTGAGGCAGACTTCTTATATGCTTATTCTACAGCCCCAG GTTACTATTCTTGGAGAAATTCAAAGGATGGTTCATGGTTTATCCAGTCACTTTGTGCAGTGCTGAAACAGTATGCTTACAAGCTTGAAATCATGCAAATCCTTACCAGAGTCAATCGGAAGGTTGCCACAGAGTTTGAATCTTACTCCTTAGATGCTACCTTCCATGCAAAGAAACAGGTGCCATGTATCATGTCCATGCTTACTAAGGAactatattttttcccctaa